One part of the Bacillus sp. FJAT-27916 genome encodes these proteins:
- a CDS encoding peroxiredoxin family protein, with the protein MKKQLLTSFASIFLLTPLSGANMPLEHTQIIHAAALTQAVKVGQPAPDISLLTISGKQVRLSDYLGQKVVVNFWASWCPPCREEMPALEDYFKSNKQNASLLSINMTNAEKSVDDVHNFIKRDKLTFPILLDTKGKTGEAYQILTLPTSFFIDSSGIIRKKWIGPLDKNTLESILATIK; encoded by the coding sequence ATGAAGAAACAGCTGCTGACCAGCTTTGCATCCATTTTTCTCTTAACCCCTCTCTCAGGGGCAAATATGCCTTTAGAGCATACACAAATCATTCACGCGGCAGCCCTTACCCAAGCAGTGAAGGTCGGACAGCCCGCTCCGGACATTTCCCTTCTAACCATCTCTGGTAAACAGGTCCGCCTGTCCGATTATCTCGGACAAAAGGTCGTAGTCAACTTTTGGGCCTCATGGTGCCCTCCGTGCCGCGAAGAAATGCCCGCATTGGAAGATTATTTTAAATCCAACAAACAAAATGCCAGCCTTTTAAGCATTAATATGACCAACGCAGAGAAAAGCGTTGATGATGTCCACAATTTTATCAAGAGAGATAAGCTGACCTTTCCCATTCTCTTAGATACGAAAGGAAAAACGGGTGAAGCTTATCAAATCCTCACCCTGCCAACAAGTTTTTTTATTGATTCGAGCGGAATAATCCGAAAGAAATGGATTGGCCCGTTAGATAAGAATACCCTTGAATCCATCCTGGCAACGATTAAGTAA
- a CDS encoding glycerol-3-phosphate dehydrogenase/oxidase: MELNSLHRSEFKNELKHTTFDVLVIGGGITGAGIALDAASRGMKVALVEMQDFAAGTSSRSTKLVHGGLRYLKQLQVGVVAEVGKERAIVYENGPHVTTPEWMLLPFHEGGTFGKFSTSMGLRVYDFLAGVKKKERRKMLTVQETLERAPLVKKDGLKGGGYYVEYRTDDARLTIEVMKEAAAQGAVVMNYMKADQLVYHNGKITGIIGKDLIDGEEITIHSRKVINASGPWVDTIREMDHSKKGKVLQLTKGVHIVIDQSKFPLQQAVYFDTPDGRMVFAIPRDGKAYVGTTDTFYDTDPKSPQMTDQDRDYILDAINYMFPTVSVTKEDVESSWAGVRPLISQEGKGASEISRKDETWISDSGLITIAGGKLTGYRKMAETVVNLVAKQFRDEGYKLYSSCSTDKMPISGGHVGGSSQFEKYIAKHADKGLQAGLSKEEAVAMLRKYGSNAPVMFELAKAYKEEAKLSGLPLDLFVALRYSIEQEMVVTPLDFFNRRTGKLLFDIASVYKWKDAVIEEMAKVLHWSDKEKASYTKELEEEMKKATIPMPAEMNK; this comes from the coding sequence ATGGAGCTAAATAGTTTGCATAGAAGTGAGTTTAAAAACGAGCTTAAACATACAACATTTGATGTATTGGTGATTGGGGGAGGAATAACTGGGGCCGGAATAGCACTTGATGCCGCTTCACGCGGAATGAAGGTCGCTTTAGTTGAAATGCAGGACTTTGCTGCAGGTACATCCAGCCGCTCCACGAAACTCGTTCATGGCGGACTGCGTTACTTAAAACAGCTGCAAGTAGGCGTTGTGGCTGAGGTTGGGAAGGAACGCGCGATTGTGTATGAGAACGGCCCCCATGTTACCACACCGGAATGGATGCTGCTTCCTTTCCATGAGGGAGGAACATTTGGCAAATTCTCTACTTCAATGGGCCTTCGGGTATATGACTTCTTGGCAGGTGTTAAGAAGAAGGAGCGCAGGAAAATGCTCACTGTGCAAGAGACGCTTGAGAGAGCGCCGCTTGTGAAGAAGGATGGACTGAAAGGCGGAGGGTACTATGTTGAGTATCGTACCGATGATGCCCGCTTGACCATTGAAGTGATGAAGGAAGCAGCTGCACAAGGTGCTGTTGTCATGAACTATATGAAAGCTGATCAGCTTGTTTATCATAATGGCAAAATTACAGGTATTATCGGCAAGGATTTAATTGACGGCGAGGAAATCACCATTCATTCACGCAAAGTCATCAATGCTTCCGGCCCATGGGTTGATACGATTCGTGAAATGGATCACTCGAAGAAAGGCAAGGTCCTTCAATTGACCAAGGGTGTTCATATTGTCATTGATCAATCAAAATTCCCGTTGCAGCAAGCGGTCTATTTTGATACGCCTGATGGGCGCATGGTTTTTGCGATTCCTCGAGATGGGAAAGCTTATGTTGGTACAACAGATACATTTTATGATACGGATCCTAAGAGTCCACAAATGACCGATCAAGACAGAGATTATATCCTTGATGCGATTAATTATATGTTCCCGACAGTCTCCGTCACAAAAGAGGATGTCGAGTCAAGCTGGGCAGGTGTAAGGCCGTTGATCAGCCAGGAAGGCAAGGGTGCTTCTGAGATCTCAAGGAAGGATGAGACATGGATTTCCGACAGTGGCTTGATCACAATCGCAGGAGGAAAATTAACTGGGTACCGGAAGATGGCGGAAACCGTCGTCAATCTTGTAGCTAAACAATTCCGCGATGAGGGCTATAAGCTATATTCCAGCTGTTCCACGGATAAAATGCCAATTTCAGGCGGACATGTAGGCGGATCCAGTCAATTTGAGAAATATATCGCTAAGCATGCAGACAAAGGTCTTCAAGCAGGATTGTCAAAAGAAGAGGCTGTTGCCATGCTTAGAAAATATGGATCAAATGCTCCTGTCATGTTCGAACTGGCAAAGGCTTATAAGGAAGAAGCGAAGCTATCAGGGCTCCCTCTTGATCTCTTTGTGGCACTCCGTTATTCAATCGAACAAGAAATGGTCGTCACACCGCTTGATTTCTTTAACCGAAGAACCGGAAAGCTCTTGTTTGATATCGCTTCTGTTTATAAGTGGAAGGATGCCGTCATCGAAGAAATGGCGAAGGTTCTCCACTGGTCAGATAAAGAGAAAGCATCTTATACAAAAGAACTTGAAGAAGAGATGAAAAAGGCGACAATTCCTATGCCTGCAGAAATGAATAAATAA